A genomic region of Nostoc sp. UHCC 0702 contains the following coding sequences:
- the rplI gene encoding 50S ribosomal protein L9 — protein sequence MAKRVQLVLNKDISKLGKSGDLVEVAPGYARNYLIPQKLATHATPGILKQVERRREQERQRQLELKQHALEQKAALETIGSLKIAKQVGENEAIFGTVTNQEVADAIQAATNQEIDRRGITIPDIGKLGTYKADIKLHSEVTAQVDIEVVAN from the coding sequence ATGGCGAAACGTGTGCAATTAGTTTTAAACAAGGATATCAGCAAACTAGGAAAATCTGGCGACCTAGTAGAAGTAGCTCCTGGCTATGCTCGTAATTATTTGATTCCTCAGAAATTGGCAACTCATGCCACTCCCGGTATTCTCAAGCAAGTAGAACGCCGCCGTGAGCAAGAGCGTCAACGGCAGTTAGAACTCAAGCAACATGCTCTAGAACAAAAAGCAGCTTTAGAAACAATTGGCAGCTTGAAAATTGCCAAGCAAGTTGGTGAAAACGAAGCAATCTTTGGTACCGTCACCAATCAAGAAGTGGCAGATGCAATTCAAGCAGCTACCAATCAAGAAATCGATCGGCGTGGGATTACTATCCCCGATATCGGCAAACTCGGTACTTATAAAGCCGACATTAAGCTGCATTCTGAAGTAACGGCGCAAGTCGATATTGAGGTCGTGGCTAACTAA
- a CDS encoding Uma2 family endonuclease has translation MVKSPPQHWTIPLLENGDKLTRYEFERRYNAMPNLKKAELIEGIVYMPAALRFKSHGQPHAWIIGWLVSYEASTPGVALGVEPTVRLDLDNEPQPDAVLIIAPEAGGQARLSDDDYIEGAPELIVEIAASSVAIDLHAKKQAYRRNGVKEYIVWQVLDQKLTWFYLEQGEYVELVPNIEGILQSQVFPGLWLAVPDLLAGNMQQVLTILQAGVQSPEHAAFVQRLALFV, from the coding sequence ATGGTAAAATCACCTCCACAGCATTGGACAATTCCCCTTCTGGAAAATGGTGACAAACTCACTCGTTATGAATTTGAGCGTCGCTACAACGCCATGCCTAACTTGAAAAAAGCCGAATTGATTGAGGGAATTGTTTACATGCCTGCTGCTTTGCGTTTCAAAAGTCACGGTCAACCTCATGCTTGGATAATTGGTTGGTTAGTTAGTTACGAAGCTTCAACTCCTGGTGTGGCGTTGGGAGTTGAACCTACTGTGAGGTTAGACCTGGATAACGAACCTCAACCAGATGCAGTTTTAATCATTGCACCAGAAGCAGGTGGTCAAGCAAGGCTGAGTGACGATGATTACATCGAAGGCGCACCAGAGTTAATTGTAGAAATTGCCGCTAGCAGTGTCGCCATTGACCTCCATGCCAAAAAACAAGCCTATCGCCGCAATGGAGTCAAAGAATATATCGTTTGGCAAGTCCTCGACCAGAAATTGACTTGGTTCTATCTAGAACAGGGTGAGTATGTGGAGTTAGTGCCTAATATTGAGGGAATTCTGCAAAGTCAGGTTTTTCCGGGGTTGTGGTTAGCGGTGCCAGATTTATTAGCAGGAAATATGCAGCAGGTATTGACTATTTTACAAGCAGGTGTACAGTCTCCTGAACATGCAGCATTTGTGCAGAGATTAGCACTTTTTGTGTGA
- a CDS encoding glycosyltransferase family 4 protein, giving the protein MTLQDKKSKLKVSLVVSDLSSAGAGRWGGGVRSFLLAQALQKLNYQVEILGFVFGEEAGAISQTAIPISSFRGYQYPQFLLSASQLLKKLDGDIIYAMRPKPTTFGLSLLQQLKTRQPIILDIDDWEMSWYGGSDKWQYRPSPKQFYRDIFKGDGALRYPDHPFYLKMVEGMVQKANAITIHTNFLKERFGGIYLPNGKDTDLFNPDSYEPEECRAYYGLSGYRILMFPGAPRPYKGVEDVLMALDILDEPDLKLVIVGGSPYDDYDAQLIEKWGRWIIKLPKYPSTEMPKVVAAAHVIVVPQRNTPAALAQFPLKLTDGMAMAKPILATKVGDIPDILDETAYLVEPACPEEIAAQIKLIFQDLDAANERGIKARERCVEKYSIEAMASTLNSVIARL; this is encoded by the coding sequence ATGACTTTACAAGATAAGAAATCAAAATTGAAAGTTTCACTGGTTGTTAGCGACTTATCAAGCGCCGGAGCCGGAAGATGGGGAGGTGGAGTGCGTTCTTTTTTGCTAGCTCAAGCACTACAAAAGCTTAATTATCAAGTAGAGATTTTAGGTTTTGTATTTGGCGAAGAAGCAGGAGCAATTTCTCAAACTGCAATTCCAATTAGTTCCTTTCGTGGTTATCAATACCCGCAATTTTTATTATCAGCTTCTCAATTATTGAAGAAACTTGATGGTGATATTATTTATGCCATGAGGCCAAAACCTACCACATTTGGTCTATCTTTGCTGCAACAATTAAAAACTCGTCAACCTATAATTTTAGATATAGACGATTGGGAAATGAGTTGGTATGGTGGTAGCGATAAATGGCAGTACCGTCCTTCTCCCAAGCAATTTTACAGGGATATTTTTAAAGGTGATGGTGCTTTGAGATATCCTGATCATCCGTTTTATTTAAAAATGGTTGAAGGAATGGTACAAAAAGCTAATGCTATTACAATTCACACGAACTTTTTAAAAGAGCGATTTGGAGGTATTTACCTACCCAACGGCAAAGACACCGATTTATTTAATCCTGATAGTTACGAACCTGAAGAATGTAGAGCCTATTATGGGCTGTCTGGATATCGAATTCTAATGTTTCCTGGTGCGCCTAGACCATACAAAGGAGTTGAAGATGTATTAATGGCATTAGATATCCTAGATGAGCCAGATTTAAAACTGGTGATTGTGGGTGGTAGTCCCTATGATGATTATGATGCTCAACTGATAGAAAAATGGGGACGCTGGATTATTAAGCTGCCAAAATATCCATCTACGGAAATGCCGAAAGTTGTCGCAGCAGCACATGTTATTGTTGTTCCACAAAGAAATACACCAGCTGCTTTGGCTCAATTTCCATTAAAATTAACTGATGGCATGGCAATGGCAAAACCGATTCTAGCAACAAAGGTAGGAGATATTCCAGACATTTTAGATGAAACAGCTTATTTAGTTGAACCTGCTTGTCCCGAAGAAATTGCAGCACAAATTAAATTGATATTTCAGGATTTAGATGCAGCAAATGAACGAGGCATTAAGGCTAGAGAAAGATGTGTAGAAAAATATAGTATAGAGGCAATGGCTTCTACTCTCAATTCAGTAATTGCCCGGTTATAA
- a CDS encoding phasin family protein, with the protein MDNNNWLQQLMMLGIGTTSLVAEKLREVSDELVKDGKLNPEQAKAVMDDVVQQLKSEQGNWETQMQRQMRNMMQDLGVARQSEVDELRGRIDRLERQVRDLENKLWR; encoded by the coding sequence ATGGACAACAACAACTGGTTGCAACAGCTAATGATGCTTGGTATTGGCACAACGTCTTTGGTAGCAGAAAAACTGCGAGAAGTCAGCGATGAATTGGTCAAGGACGGTAAGCTCAATCCTGAGCAAGCTAAGGCGGTGATGGATGATGTTGTACAGCAGTTAAAATCTGAGCAAGGAAACTGGGAAACCCAAATGCAAAGGCAAATGCGAAACATGATGCAGGATTTGGGTGTGGCTCGTCAGTCTGAGGTGGATGAACTGCGGGGTAGAATTGACCGTTTAGAGCGTCAAGTGCGTGATTTAGAAAATAAGCTTTGGCGTTAA
- a CDS encoding FKBP-type peptidyl-prolyl cis-trans isomerase — MKAILLSVGFMLVCVLVLVSAQVGSKQEAIAANLTEITPASTSVTENNTLIASKPMSDANVVTTPSGLKYKDLEEGTGETPKTGQTVTVHYTGTLENGKKFDSSRDRGEPFKFKIGVGQVISGWDEGVGTMKVGGRRELIIPPELGYGASGAGGVIPPNATLIFDVELLGLK, encoded by the coding sequence TTGAAAGCGATTTTACTCAGCGTGGGTTTCATGCTGGTGTGTGTTTTAGTTTTAGTATCGGCACAAGTTGGCAGTAAACAGGAAGCCATTGCCGCTAATTTGACCGAAATTACACCAGCATCCACTAGTGTTACTGAAAACAATACCTTAATTGCGAGCAAGCCTATGTCTGATGCCAATGTGGTAACTACCCCCTCTGGATTGAAATACAAAGACTTAGAGGAAGGAACAGGGGAGACTCCTAAAACAGGGCAAACGGTAACTGTTCACTACACCGGCACTCTAGAAAATGGTAAAAAGTTTGATAGTTCGCGCGATCGCGGCGAACCTTTCAAGTTTAAAATCGGTGTCGGACAAGTCATCTCAGGTTGGGATGAAGGAGTCGGCACTATGAAGGTAGGCGGTCGTCGTGAGTTAATCATCCCGCCAGAGTTAGGTTATGGTGCCAGTGGGGCTGGTGGCGTAATTCCACCCAACGCTACCCTGATTTTTGATGTTGAATTATTAGGCCTTAAGTAA
- the dnaB gene encoding replicative DNA helicase, translated as MAEELSFQGDGSNRLPPQNIEAEEAILGGILLDPEAISRVSDRLVPEAFYISAHKEIYQAALRLHAQGKPTDLLSVTSWLADNDILARIGGRNKLATLVDRTVSAVNIDALAGLVMDKFLRRRLIKAGNEIVHLGYETESELPTVLDQAEQKVFGVTQERPQSGFVHIGDTLVNTFQDIEKRSEASEGIALPGLSSGFYDLDSMTSGFQRSDLIIVAARPSMGKTAFCLNLAHNIASYYKLPVAIFSLEMSKEQLVQRLLASESRIESTYLRSGRISQTQWEPLSRAIDILSEMPIFIDDTPNITVTQMRSQARRLQAEHGSELGLIVIDYLQLMEGAGDNRVQEISKITRGIKGLARELRVPIIALSQLSRGVESRTNKRPMLSDLRESGSIEQDADIVMMLYREEYYSSDTPDRGIAEVIVAKHRNGPTGTVKLLFDPQLTQFRNLAKPKGY; from the coding sequence ATGGCTGAAGAACTAAGTTTTCAAGGTGATGGTAGCAATAGACTACCACCCCAAAATATCGAGGCGGAAGAAGCGATTTTGGGGGGAATTTTACTAGATCCAGAAGCGATCAGTCGAGTTAGCGATCGCCTGGTTCCAGAAGCTTTTTACATTAGCGCTCACAAAGAAATTTATCAAGCTGCGCTACGCCTCCATGCTCAAGGTAAACCCACAGATTTACTCTCGGTTACTAGCTGGCTAGCTGACAACGATATCCTAGCCCGGATTGGCGGCAGAAACAAATTAGCAACTTTAGTAGACCGCACAGTTTCAGCCGTTAACATCGACGCTTTAGCAGGGTTGGTGATGGATAAATTCCTGCGGCGACGGTTAATTAAAGCTGGTAATGAAATTGTGCATCTCGGTTACGAGACAGAATCAGAATTACCAACAGTCCTCGATCAGGCAGAACAGAAAGTCTTTGGCGTTACTCAAGAGCGTCCCCAATCAGGTTTTGTTCATATTGGTGATACCCTTGTTAATACTTTCCAGGATATTGAAAAACGTTCAGAAGCTTCTGAAGGCATAGCCTTACCTGGTCTTTCCAGTGGCTTTTATGATTTAGATTCCATGACCAGTGGCTTTCAGCGTTCTGATTTGATTATTGTTGCTGCTCGTCCATCAATGGGCAAAACCGCATTTTGTTTAAATCTGGCTCATAATATTGCCAGTTATTATAAATTGCCAGTTGCTATTTTCAGCTTAGAAATGTCAAAAGAACAGTTAGTTCAGCGGTTACTTGCCAGCGAGTCAAGGATTGAGAGTACATATTTGCGGAGTGGTCGTATTAGTCAAACTCAGTGGGAACCTTTAAGCCGTGCTATTGATATCTTGTCAGAGATGCCAATTTTTATAGATGACACACCAAATATCACAGTAACACAAATGCGGAGTCAAGCGCGGCGGCTACAAGCAGAACATGGTTCAGAACTAGGATTGATAGTAATAGATTATTTGCAGCTCATGGAAGGAGCAGGAGATAACCGCGTACAAGAAATATCAAAAATTACACGCGGTATCAAAGGTTTAGCTCGTGAATTAAGAGTACCAATTATTGCCCTATCTCAGTTAAGTCGAGGGGTTGAATCACGTACCAACAAACGCCCAATGTTATCAGACTTGAGGGAAAGTGGAAGTATAGAGCAAGATGCGGATATAGTAATGATGTTGTACCGCGAAGAGTATTATTCCTCAGATACTCCTGATCGCGGGATTGCAGAAGTGATAGTAGCTAAACACCGTAATGGTCCGACAGGTACTGTTAAACTTTTGTTCGATCCTCAGCTTACACAGTTTAGAAATTTAGCAAAACCAAAAGGCTACTGA
- a CDS encoding HNH endonuclease, translating to MTNITELDSTRFYLGRLCKYGHDWNSTGHSLRRKDSRVCIQCRVELSSKYYYKNREKELKKSAQRYQKNKQAIRQRQAKHYREHKEDYIKRHSKYFRTPQRRATLRKYMAKFRQTPQGRASLKRANSRRKAYKFGNHHAYYSLKEIKSLKERFDNSCAYCGSTEILVLDHFIPVSKGGPDCLGNFIPSCRSCNTNKSNKNPIVWYKSQPFYSPKRWKLILEVLGKTESNYNQLPLL from the coding sequence ATGACAAATATAACAGAATTGGATTCAACCCGTTTTTACCTCGGTCGTTTGTGTAAATATGGTCATGACTGGAATAGTACTGGGCATAGTCTACGACGAAAAGACTCCAGAGTATGTATTCAATGTAGGGTTGAATTGAGTTCAAAGTACTATTACAAAAACCGAGAAAAAGAATTAAAAAAATCAGCACAACGCTACCAGAAAAACAAACAAGCAATACGCCAGAGACAGGCGAAGCACTATCGAGAGCATAAAGAAGATTATATTAAGCGACATTCAAAGTATTTCCGAACTCCCCAAAGAAGAGCAACTCTGCGTAAGTACATGGCTAAGTTTCGCCAAACACCCCAGGGAAGAGCATCTCTAAAAAGGGCTAATTCGAGACGCAAAGCTTATAAATTTGGCAATCATCATGCTTATTACTCCTTAAAGGAGATTAAATCTCTCAAAGAAAGATTTGATAATAGTTGTGCTTACTGTGGTTCAACTGAAATTTTAGTATTAGATCATTTCATTCCTGTCTCGAAAGGCGGCCCTGATTGCCTTGGAAATTTTATTCCATCTTGCCGTAGTTGCAACACTAACAAAAGCAATAAAAATCCAATAGTTTGGTATAAATCTCAACCCTTCTACTCTCCTAAAAGATGGAAACTCATACTTGAAGTTTTAGGCAAAACTGAATCAAACTACAATCAGTTACCGTTGCTATAA
- the gloB gene encoding hydroxyacylglutathione hydrolase, translated as MRIFRLEALKDNYIFLLYNQEQNIAAVVDPAEAEPVLNKLAQLKAELVGIFNTHHHNDHVGGNQQLIQHFPKVVVYGGIEDRGRIPGQQVFLQQGDRVEFAEHIAEVIFVPGHTRAHIAYYFPPVTADEPGNLFCGDTLFAGGCGRLFEGTPSQMVDSLNKLRSLPDDTYVWCAHEYTLKNLQFALTVDSDNTDLQKRYDEVKVHRNRGEATVPSLLGVEKRTNPFLRWEQPSLQLSAKSSDPVQTFARIRGMKDKF; from the coding sequence ATGCGGATATTCCGTCTTGAGGCACTAAAAGACAACTACATATTCTTGCTGTATAACCAAGAACAAAATATTGCCGCTGTTGTCGATCCAGCGGAAGCCGAACCAGTATTAAACAAGCTTGCACAACTCAAAGCAGAGTTAGTAGGGATTTTTAACACCCACCATCACAACGACCATGTAGGTGGCAATCAGCAGTTAATCCAACACTTCCCGAAAGTGGTAGTTTATGGTGGAATCGAGGATCGAGGCAGAATACCCGGACAGCAGGTATTTTTGCAACAAGGCGATCGCGTTGAGTTTGCCGAACATATAGCCGAGGTTATTTTCGTACCCGGACATACCCGCGCTCACATAGCTTACTACTTTCCTCCTGTCACAGCCGACGAACCAGGCAACTTATTCTGTGGCGATACCTTGTTTGCTGGCGGTTGCGGTCGCTTGTTTGAAGGTACACCCAGCCAAATGGTAGATTCCCTGAATAAACTGCGCTCTTTACCAGATGATACTTATGTCTGGTGCGCCCACGAATACACCTTAAAGAATTTACAATTTGCCCTGACTGTAGATAGTGACAACACCGACTTACAAAAGCGCTACGATGAAGTCAAAGTCCACCGCAATCGAGGAGAAGCCACCGTTCCCTCCCTGCTGGGTGTCGAAAAGCGCACCAATCCCTTCTTGCGTTGGGAACAACCATCATTACAATTATCTGCCAAGAGCAGCGACCCAGTACAAACATTTGCCCGCATCCGGGGAATGAAAGACAAATTTTAG
- a CDS encoding ATP-binding cassette domain-containing protein has product MSTGKLVLRFAKPYPGLIVLTIVLGFSGALFNGVSTALIVPVILKIVGQEVDLTKAPGILKGIMAPFENIPENYRILVMSGAIIFTIGLKNLATYSSTLASSSLSRKLTADMREAGLKLLLEVDIDYYAKIKVGDLINRLGVEIGRAATAIGNTVKLIILAITILVFVGLLLSISLQLTIAATILLSLVTVVNQYVIARSKKFGKQLSEMSKAYSIATLELLNGIRLVKSTGNEEREYKKIHHLIRNREKADFQSQINSEAIAPLSEVMGITALLLIVFLSKTFFANQIASLSAVLLTYLLILLRLLPLISQLNSIRSSFANTNTSVEMVTDFLNRNDKPFMVRGKLPYTKLDQGVHFDFVSFAYPGNEKLVLKDVDLFLPRGTTLALVGGSGAGKSTLADLLPRFYDPLSGRITIDGKDLREFDITSLRSRMGIVSQDTFLFNDSVGNNIAYGRPQATEEEIVIAAKRANAYEFISKLPQKFDTPIGDRGVMLSGGQRQRLAIARALVQNPDILILDEATSALDTVSERLVQAALDDLSRDRTTLVIAHRLSTVQKADQIAVLDQGRVVEVGTHEELLQKGGYYSRLYSMQFSDQVEAPIKQHQSLVRISHEIRTQLNSMIGLLLLLLDDMVDNAQERQELIEQSHTSALRILTIIDVFDDIWNLQVNGKFLSVADKNNNITTQYKTFTNISEEFRNCLNMILGILRSLTDNLTYTKEEHNQLIAKSYDSAMHLLDKLEKFEDKIKL; this is encoded by the coding sequence ATGTCTACCGGGAAACTAGTATTAAGATTTGCAAAACCCTATCCAGGTTTAATTGTTCTGACTATAGTCCTGGGATTTTCTGGAGCTTTATTTAATGGTGTCAGCACAGCGTTAATTGTACCAGTAATTTTAAAAATTGTGGGACAAGAGGTAGATTTAACTAAAGCTCCGGGTATTCTCAAAGGCATTATGGCTCCCTTTGAAAATATTCCAGAAAATTACCGCATATTAGTAATGTCTGGGGCAATTATATTCACAATTGGCTTAAAAAATTTAGCTACTTATTCGAGTACATTAGCATCGAGTTCTTTGTCCCGCAAGCTGACGGCAGATATGCGAGAAGCGGGATTAAAATTATTACTAGAAGTAGATATAGATTATTATGCGAAAATCAAAGTTGGTGATTTAATCAACCGTCTGGGAGTAGAAATTGGACGGGCGGCGACTGCGATTGGGAATACAGTAAAGTTAATTATTCTTGCGATTACAATTTTAGTTTTTGTCGGTTTATTGCTGTCAATTTCTTTGCAGTTAACGATAGCTGCTACGATTTTGCTGTCTTTGGTGACAGTGGTTAATCAGTATGTCATTGCCAGATCTAAAAAATTTGGGAAGCAGCTGAGTGAGATGTCTAAAGCATATTCAATCGCTACGCTGGAACTTTTAAATGGCATTAGATTGGTGAAGTCAACAGGAAATGAAGAAAGAGAATATAAAAAAATTCATCATTTAATTCGCAATCGCGAGAAAGCAGATTTTCAGTCTCAGATCAATTCAGAAGCGATCGCACCACTGAGTGAGGTAATGGGAATTACAGCCTTACTGCTGATTGTATTTTTGAGTAAAACTTTCTTTGCAAACCAAATTGCTTCCCTTTCTGCCGTACTACTAACATATTTATTAATACTACTGCGACTGCTACCATTGATTTCTCAGTTAAATAGTATTCGTAGTAGCTTCGCCAATACTAACACCAGTGTGGAAATGGTGACAGACTTTTTAAATCGCAATGATAAGCCATTCATGGTTAGGGGTAAGCTTCCCTACACAAAATTAGATCAAGGAGTCCATTTTGATTTTGTTTCCTTCGCCTACCCTGGTAATGAAAAGCTAGTACTCAAGGATGTGGACTTATTTTTACCGCGTGGTACTACTCTAGCTTTGGTGGGTGGTTCTGGCGCAGGAAAATCAACCCTCGCAGACCTCTTACCCAGATTTTACGATCCTTTATCTGGTCGGATTACCATTGATGGTAAAGATTTGCGCGAGTTCGACATCACATCTTTGCGTAGCAGGATGGGAATCGTTAGTCAAGATACCTTTCTCTTCAATGATTCAGTTGGGAATAACATCGCCTATGGACGACCACAAGCTACTGAAGAGGAAATTGTAATCGCAGCAAAGCGGGCGAATGCCTATGAGTTTATCAGCAAATTACCCCAAAAATTTGACACCCCTATTGGCGATCGCGGCGTTATGTTGTCTGGTGGACAAAGACAAAGATTAGCGATCGCGCGTGCATTGGTACAAAATCCAGACATTCTCATTCTCGATGAAGCTACCAGTGCTTTAGATACCGTTTCCGAACGCTTGGTACAGGCTGCACTCGATGATCTTAGCCGCGATCGTACAACCTTGGTAATTGCTCACCGTCTTTCTACAGTCCAAAAAGCCGATCAAATTGCCGTGTTAGATCAAGGACGTGTAGTAGAAGTAGGAACCCATGAAGAACTTTTACAAAAAGGTGGTTACTACTCACGTCTTTACTCAATGCAATTTAGCGACCAAGTAGAAGCTCCCATTAAACAACATCAAAGCTTAGTCCGCATTTCTCACGAAATTCGGACGCAGCTTAATTCTATGATTGGTTTGCTGCTCTTATTACTAGATGATATGGTTGATAATGCCCAAGAACGGCAGGAATTAATTGAACAATCCCATACATCAGCCTTAAGAATTCTCACCATAATTGATGTTTTTGATGATATTTGGAATCTGCAAGTCAATGGTAAATTCCTATCGGTTGCAGATAAAAATAATAATATCACGACTCAATACAAAACTTTTACAAATATCTCTGAAGAGTTTCGTAATTGCCTCAATATGATACTGGGAATTCTCCGCTCTCTAACTGATAATTTAACGTACACAAAAGAAGAGCATAATCAATTAATAGCAAAATCTTATGACTCTGCCATGCATTTGCTCGATAAATTAGAAAAATTTGAGGATAAGATAAAATTATAA
- a CDS encoding glycosyltransferase: MNNALLKKDYVFFIIDELPKPEAHVIQSTNAANGSANLGYSTVLVYPRKGLASLNPVNLVRPFQPIKASTELVKYYNLHDKLKVAPLPMPWPIDHFNNKFTNSNTIATKYYFPFHILSSTKLVHAWNWNFIKAAIQNGVPAIYEHHHHENKKFDPEIVNHPLFQVAVTVADTVRDSMIQHGMPPEKLIKLHNGYNQFFMERQPQKAAVWREKLLKNQRSHLVVYAGALQQFKGIDVLIDVAAQMPDVQFACAGGKQTEVEHYQQLAKKKQVNNIIFLGYILHEELASLLQAADILAHPHCSGKAATFTSPMKLFDYFASGNPVVATEIPSLTEFKNTQAIAAWCEPDNPTKFAESLKFVLENYPRKVDGYAEIIEFVKQFSWENRAAKILSYVDESLRPPIIV, from the coding sequence ATGAATAATGCTCTTTTAAAAAAAGACTATGTTTTCTTTATTATAGATGAGTTACCTAAGCCAGAAGCTCACGTAATTCAGTCTACCAATGCGGCCAATGGATCTGCAAACTTAGGTTATTCAACAGTGTTAGTATATCCTCGTAAAGGATTAGCATCTCTCAACCCTGTTAATTTAGTTCGTCCTTTTCAACCTATAAAAGCATCAACAGAACTTGTCAAATATTACAATCTCCATGACAAGCTAAAAGTTGCTCCCTTACCGATGCCCTGGCCGATTGATCATTTCAATAATAAATTTACTAACTCTAATACTATCGCCACAAAATATTATTTTCCCTTCCACATTCTTTCGTCTACTAAACTTGTTCATGCTTGGAACTGGAATTTTATAAAAGCGGCAATTCAAAATGGCGTTCCTGCTATTTACGAACACCACCATCATGAAAATAAGAAATTTGATCCAGAAATTGTTAATCATCCACTGTTTCAAGTTGCTGTAACTGTTGCTGATACAGTTAGAGACAGCATGATCCAGCATGGTATGCCACCGGAAAAATTGATTAAGCTGCACAATGGCTATAATCAATTTTTTATGGAGAGACAGCCACAAAAAGCGGCAGTGTGGCGTGAAAAATTGCTGAAAAATCAGCGCTCGCACTTGGTAGTTTATGCAGGTGCGCTACAACAATTTAAAGGTATTGATGTCTTGATCGATGTTGCTGCTCAAATGCCAGATGTGCAATTTGCTTGTGCTGGAGGTAAACAAACAGAGGTAGAACATTATCAGCAATTAGCAAAAAAAAAGCAGGTAAATAATATTATATTTTTGGGCTATATATTGCATGAAGAGTTAGCATCTTTACTACAAGCAGCAGATATTCTAGCTCACCCCCATTGTTCAGGAAAGGCAGCGACTTTTACATCTCCGATGAAATTATTTGACTATTTCGCCTCTGGAAATCCTGTTGTTGCTACAGAAATTCCCTCATTAACAGAGTTTAAAAATACCCAAGCGATCGCAGCTTGGTGTGAACCAGATAACCCAACTAAATTTGCCGAATCTTTAAAATTTGTTTTAGAAAATTATCCGAGAAAAGTAGATGGTTATGCAGAAATTATAGAATTTGTCAAGCAGTTTTCTTGGGAAAATCGAGCCGCAAAAATTCTCAGTTACGTTGATGAATCTCTACGTCCTCCAATTATTGTATAA
- a CDS encoding type II toxin-antitoxin system HicB family antitoxin — translation MSRGRRVKTLSKYDFNGFTINLYVDEQGDWLAHFQEMPNISAFRDTPQQALEELKSAWELVKEDYQEKGKDIPVAPVRNKLSSSL, via the coding sequence ATATCAAGAGGTAGAAGAGTAAAGACTTTAAGTAAATATGATTTTAATGGTTTTACAATTAATTTATATGTTGATGAACAAGGAGATTGGCTAGCACATTTTCAAGAAATGCCTAATATTTCGGCTTTTCGTGATACTCCTCAACAAGCTTTAGAGGAATTGAAATCGGCTTGGGAATTGGTTAAAGAAGATTATCAAGAAAAAGGGAAAGATATTCCTGTTGCACCAGTGCGGAATAAATTATCTTCTTCACTCTAA